Below is a genomic region from Dehalococcoidia bacterium.
TATCGATGGCAGTACGGATATCGAGAAGGTGCTGGCGGATGCTTGCCTATCACCACAAGCTTTGGATTATTATAAGATTGGGACTGCCGCCGGTGGAAAACTTGTTGCGGTGAATGTAGATGATGCCAAGGTTGATGAGGTGAACAAACTCCTGCTGGCAATCGGATTCGACCCGCCCAGTGCAAAGCCCGATCAAAGGTCGGCCAGCCCCGGGTTTTTCAGGGCCAGAAGGATGAGCGCAACCAATCCCATCGATGCCCAGATGACCGGTGATTTCCGCAAATACTAGGCTGAAAGTCCAGAATTAAGGAATTTAGAGATATATGTCCAGATTTATTGCCAAGTCAGCAATCCGAGGCACCAGCGAGATCGTTAATCGATTTGAAAAGCTTTACAACAATGCATTGAAGGACCCGGGTGGAGACCATCCTATCAAATTCCCGAACACCGTATATTACCTGCCTGTCATCTATGGACTCCTTGGCCACAAGGTGGAAAAGGTCAGTGACCTGGGTGCGATAGTGGACCATGCAAAATCGCTTGTCCCACCCCCACCAGCTGATAATCTCTGGCTGCCCTACCTGGGGGAAACGCTGGATGCAGGGATGGCCACTCTGTTCGCCGAAGAAGGGATAAAAGGAATCCAGTTTGCACAGGGCCAGCAGCCCGAGATAAGGAATGGCTATCGCTGGAACGGCCCGATAGACGATGTGCAGGTTCGTTCCTGGGGTGTGGCTATGGTTGATGGCACTATGCCGGGTTTTGCCGCCATTCTCGGTCCAGCCAGAAATAATAAGGTTGCCGTGAAACTCGTCCGGGAACTTCAATCGAAAGGCCTGCTCGTGTTCATGGCCGGGAATGTGAATGGGAGAACCTTGGTGGACCAATTGCTGGAGGAAGGCGTAAAACTAGGTTACGATACCTACACTATTCCTCTCGGCAGCGATACAGAGTCGATTATTTATGCGCTGGGATACGCCACGCGTGCGGCCATCAGCTTCGGCGGGTATCAACCGGGAGATTATCGAAGAAACCTTCTCTATAATAAATTCCGGTGTTTTGCCTTTGCTCTGGCATTGGGCCCGGTTGATGATCTCAAGTATGCTACTGCTGCCGGAGCCCTCAATTATGGATTTCCGGTAATTGCCGATACACTGATCCCCAATGTTTTGCCCTTCGGCGTCACCCAGTATGAGCATGTGGTCAGCATGCCGTTCGATGATATTCCGGGCAGGGACGATATGGAGAGGGTTGAGCGGCTGGTGGAGAAATGTATTGAAGTCCGCGGCATCAAGATTAAGGTTGCCAAAGTGCCAATCCCCGTTGCGTACGGTCCTGCATTTGAAGGTGAGGTGGTCAGAAAGAATGACTTGCGGGTTGAGATGGGAGGCAAAGGCGGCACGTGTTTTGAATGGTTGCGCATGAAGGAGATCGATGAGATCGAAGATGGGAAATTTGAACTGATTGGGCCTGATCTTGATACGACCGATATCCGCGGCAAAATGCCCCTGGGTATAGTGGTGGACGTGGCCGGACGCAAGATGCAGAAAGACTTCGAGGGTGTCCTGGAACGCCAGATTCACCATTTCGTCAATGGCGCCGAAGGGGTTCAGCACCAGGGCCAGCGGGATATCACATGGATCAGAATTCACAAGAATGCCGTCGAGAAAGGTTTCAGAATAAAGGACATCGGGCGAATCTTGCATGCCAATTTGCATAATCATTACGGCACCATCGTGGATAAGGTTCAGGTGACTTTCTACACTGAACGAGATAAAGTAGTCGAGCTGATGGCAGAAGCCCGGCAGGTTTATCGAGAGCGTAACGAACGCATTGCCGATCTGAATGATGACTCGGTGGACGTCTATTATAGCTGCACTCTATGTCAATCCTTTGCCCCTACCCATGTGTGTGTAATCAATCCGGAGCGCGTGGGACTGTGCGGTGCATATAGCTGGCTCGACTGCAAGGCTGCTTTTGAGATTAGTCCCAGCGGCGCAAACCAGCCGATTACGAAAGGCGCTGCTCTCTCCAAGGACAAGGGCGAATGGCAAGGAGTCAATGACTTTGTCTACCAGAACTCTCAGCGCGCTATCGGGCGCTTCACGCTGTATTCCCTGATGGATGCCCCGATGACGACATGCGGCTGCTGTGAGTGCGTGATGTCCATCGTCCCGGAGGCCAATGGAGTAATGGTCGTCTCCCGCGATGACTACGGCAAAACCCCTTCCGGCATGACTTTTACCCAGCTTATGGCGATTATCGGCGGCGGCCACCAGACGCCCGGGATGATGGGGCATGGAAAGACCTATCTGACCAGCAAGAAATTCATCGCGGCGGATGGCGGAATCAAGCGGCTGGTGTGGCTATCCAAGAACCTCAAAGAGGAGTTCGCCCAGGAGCTGAAGGCAGCCTGCCAGGCTGCCGGAGAACCTGATCTCATGGACAAGATTTGCGATGGTAGCATCGCTACGGATGCCAATGGATTGATGTCTTTCCTGGAAAGACAAGGCCATCCGGCTCTATCGATGGACCCTATGATTTAAGCTTGCCCAACGGATTTCCCCCTCGTTATTCATCAGGCTCAGGATGGATCCCAACCTTCTTCCATCGAAGAAGAGGAATTTGTGGAGGTTCCCAATGACAGTTGAGATTCCCATAGAAAAATGGACCGGCAAAATACAGGAGGTAACACTGGGCGGAGGTGGCCGAAAAAAACTCGTCATCGGAGGGGCTGCCACTCTTCCCGGCTTGAAATTTGAAGGCAGTACCGGCAATCCCACGCGAGTCGCCATCGAGATTCATGACTGCGAGCCGCAGTACCCGACTCTTCTGCGATCCGCGTGGGGAGATGCGGTGAAAGACCCCGCTGTCTGGGCAAAAAAGGCCGCCCAGGCTGGCGCCGAGATCATCTGTTTGAGACTTACCAGCGCACATCCCGAAAATGGCAACACAGGGGCCGCCGAGGCCAGAGTAACTGTCCAAAAGGTGCTTTCAGCAGTTGATCTGCCGCTGATCGTTATGGGCCCTGGCGTAGCCGAGAAGGATAACCTGGTCCTGATGGCAGCCTCTGAGGCTGCAAAAGGAGAGCGGATTGCGCTGGGGCCTTGTGAGGAGAAGAACTATCGCACCTGCGCTGCGGTATGTATTTCCGATGGCCATGTCGCCATTGCCAAGAGCCCGCTGGATATCAACCTGGCCAAACAGCTCAACTTACTGGTTGCCGATGTAGGGGTACCGCTTTCATCCATTCTGATGGACCCCGATACCGGAGCACTCGGATATGGTCTTGAGTATGCCTACTCTATCATCGAGCGTCTCAAGCTGGCTGCGCTGATGGACGACAGCATGTGCCAGATGCCGATCATCAGCCATCCCGGACCGGAGACCTGGAGACAAAAAGAGGCCAGAACCGCTGATGGCGTTCCATCTGCCTGGGGCAGGTCTGAGGAGCGCGCATTGATCTGGGAAGAGCTCACTGCCACCGCATTAATTGAAGCTGGCTCTGACCTGGTTGTGATGTGTCATCCGAAAGCGGTAGAGGCCATCAAGAATACCATCAGCAAGCTCAACGCGTAAGGAGGATGGAACAATGGCATTAACAGGCATTCAGATTTACAAAGTCCTCCCCAAGACAAACTGTAAGAAATGCGGCCTCCCCACCTGTCTGGCTTTTGCCATGAAACTGGCTCAAGGCCAGGCGGAGCTATCCCTTTGCCCCGACGTAAGCGATGAGGCCAGGGTTTCATTGGAGGCAGCCTCTCGCCCACCGATGCGTCTGGTGACCATCGGCGCAGGGGCCAAAAAACTGGAGGTTGGCGGAGAAACCATGATGTTCCGCCACGAGAAGACATTCTTCCACCCCGCAGCGCTAGTGGTGAGAATTAGAGACACCGCTCCCGATACGACCATCGTTGAGGCAGTCCAAGAAGCCACAAGTTATTCCGTGGAGCGCGTGGGTATGACCTTTGGCATTGATGGGATTGCCATCCAGAACGATTCAGGTGATGGTGCCAGATTCGCAACAGTTGCCCAGATAATCAAGGATAAGACGGATCTGCCGCTTATTCTGATGAGCACTGATCCCGCCGCCATGAATACTGCATTAGACAGAGTGCACGATGCCAAACCCGCCATCTATGGGGCGAACAGGAACAATATAGACCAGATGATTGATCTGGCCAAGAAGCACGGCGTCGCAATGGGAATCCGAGGAAATGGATTGGACGAATTGGCAGAGCTTTCAGAGAAGGCCGCTGGTGCCGGGGTAGAGAGCCTAATGCTGGATCCGGGCGCCAGAGGGCTTGGCGATTCTTTGCGGGTTCTGACACAGATGCGTCGTCTGGCAATCAAAAAGGGCTTCCGTCCTATGGGATTCCCCACTATCACCTTTCCCGGCGAAGGCGCCGCCTCACTGGATGAGCAAGCAATTCTGGCAGCCCATTATATCGCCAAGTACGGCAGCATCATCGTTCTCGATACTTTCTCACCGGCCATGATCTATCCGCTGATCACATTGCGTTTAAACATCTACACCGATCCCCAGAAACCGATTCAGATGGCAGCAGGGATTTATCCCATCGGCAATGCTACGGCGGATAGCCCGTTTTGCGTCACCACTAATTTCTCACTGACCTATTTCACCATCGCCGGCGAGCTTGAAGCATCCGGTGTTCCTTCATGGCTCATGGTTTGCGACACAGAAGGGCTTTCCGTTCTGACCGCCTGGTCGGCCGGAAAATTCGATGCCGAGAAGATCGCCAAGACCGTTATGGATCAAGATGCCCCGTCCAAGATCAATCACAGGAAGATGATCCTCCCCGGAAGGGTAGCCATACTCAAGGGAGAGTTGGAAAATGAGCTCCCGGACTGGAAGATACTGGTAGGCCCGGCGGAAGCCATGGATATCGGCGGCTGGTTCAGAAAGAACTGGACCTAGAGTTCTTCCCTCGGCAGAGGTTCCTTAAGGATGATTGCCAAAGACACAGATTGGGACTTATAATAAGACAAATTGCCGCGCGTCAGGCAGAGAGCGCATTATCCATATAGGAGGAAGAGAAAATGAGAAAGGCTGCATGGGGACTTATTTTGATTCTGATATTGGTTGTGGCTCTGGCAGGATGTTCCTCAGGGGTCTCAAAAGACAAGTATAACAAAGTTAAGAGCGACCTGGATCAGGCGAATCAAAAATTGGTGGACAATGAGCAAATCCTTATTACACGCGATCAGGAGCTGAATACCGCCAACGCGACCATTGCAGATATTCAAGCACAACTGAATGCTCTCAAAGCTACCGAGCAAACCGCCATGTTGCTCCAGCAACAGTTGAATACCGCCACCATGACCATTGCCGATCTTCAAGCACTACTGGATGCTCTCGAGTATCCCGAGCAAACCATCATTTTGCTCCAGCAACAGTTGAATGCCTGTCGCTCCACCATATGCCCATTAACTCCATTGAGAGAATTTACCACCGTCAGTGAGCTGGAAAGCTGGGTATCTTCTCACATGGAACCAGCACCCACCACAGCGGGACAGGCATTCCGAACTGCGGTGAAAATCCAGAAGGCCGCCGTGCAGGAAGGATACATCATGTCCGTGACCGCCGAGTATGACGAAACCATCAAACAGTACCGGGTGCGATGTCAAGCGTTTGTCGAGAACAGTCTCTATCACTGGAGTCCCGGAACTCCCGGCGTGTTCGTGGATTATCCCGGAGGCCAGTTGCTCCTTCCATAGGCGACTGCTTCCTCAAGTTTGGCTGACGAGTTACACAGAAAGGGCAATGTTTGGACATTGCCCTTTCTGATTTCACCCCATCGATTTGGCGCACCCATTCCTCAAGGCAGGCTTAACCGATATCCTCTTAGACTGGCGCTCTTCTGCTTGGCGTTCCCAACGTGTCGGTCCAATTCTTCCCAGAAGGCCTTGCTGTGATTTTTCACCCTGGTATGAACCAGTTCGTGCAAGATCACATAATCCATTAAGTCATCGGGAAGTGCTGCCAACTTCATGTTCAAACTGATGTTGTTCTTCGTTGAGCAACTCCCCCACCTCGTTCTCTGATTTCGAATCGATACCTTGTTGTAAGTAAAGCCGTGTTTCTTCGCCAAGTCTTGCAATCTACCTATCAGCTTTCTCCTGGCTGCTGATTCGTCAATGGGAATCAAGGGCATCGATTCATGTTCGCACTCCGACTGCTTCGCCTTCTGCACGTGTTTTCGGATCCAGTCGGTTTTGACATGGACGAAATTCTCGGCCTCCCTGAAAGAGACTCCCCGAGGAACAGCCACTCGAACACCTTTGCTGGGTCTCACCGATATAATCAAGCGTCTGGCCCTTTCGCTACGCTGCAGCAGCACCGGGCCCACACCCTCTATTTCAATCTGTCTCATCTGTTGAAATCCCCCTTGTGAGAGACGCCCCCTCTCTAAGCCTGACCGCTTTTAGGGGATTCCCCAGTGACGATCATATGCCGATATCGTTTGGCCCGTCAAGCCCCACTAAGCTTCAGAATCAATCACTCAGGGGGGTTACGGAACAACAATTATTACGCCCGCAGGTGGAACAAAGTCTCTACATCAACGACCTCCTATATACCAAATCACCCTATCTTCTCAAGATAAACGCGCTCGAAACTTTGGCTCTGTGAAGGATGTCAATCTGAGGGTGTATCAGGTTTCAAACTCGGGCATGGCGGTCATCATGGAGTGCCTTGCCCGAGCCTTGTTTTCACCATAATCATGATTTTCAAATAGACCGGTCGCCAAACTCAGCCGGAGTGCGTTTCCTTGACCCTCCAGCTATCCCCTGCTATGATGGTCCTATTGAGGCAAATCGTTGGGCTGGAATGTAGATATCCAAATCGATAAGCAGTTCCGGGGCAAGGTGAAAAAGATATGGCTTCGCCGTGCAATTGAGGCCGCTCTCGTCTCCGAGAAAATTGACTTTCCTGCAGAACTGAGTCTACTCATAACCGATGACCAAACCGTTCACGAGCTGAATCGAACCTATCGAGGGCTCGATGAAACCACTGATGTACTGTCTTTTGCTTTCCGGGATGACAGCGCGGATTCGCCTTTTCCTCCATCACCCGATGGTGTCACTCATCTGGGAGAGGTGATTATCTCCTACCCCCAGGTGATCCGCCAGGCAGAGGAACAAACGCACTCCCCCGAGGACGAGTTAGCCCTGCTGGTGGTCCATGGAGTGCTCCATTTGCTCGGACATGATCACGCGCAGCCCGAACAGGAACGAGAAATGAAAACTAAGGAAGCCGCTATTCTGGCAAAGTTAGGGTGTAGCTGATGGCATCTCAAGTGTACTATCGCAAATGGCGGCCCCAGACGCTGGCCGATGTTGTGGGGCAAGAGCCAATCACAAGGACTCTGCTCAATGCCCTCATCACCGGCAGGGTAGCCCATGCATATCTCTTCTTTGGCCCAAGGGGGACGGGCAAAACCAGCACCGGACGTATACTGGCTAAAGCCGTCAATTGTCTGCACAATGAAGCAGGCGAGCCCTGCAATAAGTGTGCCATGTGCCAGGCGTTTATTGAAGGGCGTGCTATAGATTTAATCGAAATCGATGCGGCCTCCAACACCGGCGTCGATGATATCCGCAATCTCAAGGAAAAAATCAACTTCGCCCCAAACATCGCCAAGTACAAGGTCTATATTATCGACGAAGTGCATATGCTGAGCAACTCGGCCTTCAACGCCCTGCTCAAGACGTTGGAAGAACCCCCGGCCCATGTCATCTTCATTCTGGCTACCACCGAGGTTCACAAAGTACCCGCTACCATTATTTCCCGTTGCCAGAGGTTTGATTTTCGCCGTATTCCACAGTCGGCAACGGTCGGCAGGCTGGAGCATATTTGTCGGCAGGAAGGTATCGATGCCGATCCTAAAGCTCTGGCACTCATCTCCAGAAGCGCGACCGGCAGCCTCCGGGATGCCCAAAATCTGCTGGAACAGATGGTAGTCTATCACGGGCGCAGAATCGAACTTCAACAGGTTCGAGCTGAGCTTGGACTGACAGGGGACGCCCGCATAAAAGAGCTGGCAAGAGCCATTTTGAGCCGGGATATGGCCGGCGGGCTGGCGATGATAAACAGCGTGGCCGGCGATGGCTTGGACCTGCGACATTTCAACCGTGAACTGCTCGATTACCTCAGACAGATGCTGCTCATCAAGGCCGGGGCGGGCGAGTCAACAGGCATGTCCGGCGAGGAAATCGGTGAGGCTAAAGAAATCTCCGCTAATGCCTCCTTACAAGAGATATCGCAGGCGATAAAGCTCTTTGCCCAGGCGGACTTTCGGTTTAGCCCGCAATCTACACTGCCGCTGGAGCTAGCGCTGGTCGACCATGCCCTGCCAAAATCCGCAGAGACAGCAGTCAAAACCATTCCTAAGCCCAAAGATAAAAGTGAAGAAATACTACCCCCCCTTGAGACGCTGAAGAAAGAGATTGAGCCAACGATTGCCACGGCCATCCCTGAAAATCCGTTAGCCCAAGGCGCACCTGATGTCGAATATATTCAGCAACACTGGAGCGATTTCGTTAACGCCTGTCGCCGGGAAGGCATCAAGGGCAACCTGGATGCCCTGCTTCGCGGAGCCTGCAAGCCGATTGCTCTGGACGGTACTATTTTGACCCTTGGCTTTACTGCCGAGTTCAACAGAAGTCAGATCGACAATCCCAAAAACCGCAAAATACTGGAGACCATACTCAAGAAAGTGTTCGGAATGCCCTATGAGATACGCTGCGTTCTCATCGGAAAGGAAGCGCGATCGGCGCCTCCGCCACCCAGGGAAAGTTCCCTGGTCAAGGAAGCGCTCAGCCGCGGAGCCAGGATCATCAGTGAGGAGTAACAAGAAATGATGGACAAAAAGATGCTGAGACAGGCCCAGGAACTTCAGGCAAAATTGATGAAGACTCAGGATGATTTAGCCAAAGCCACGGTCGAGGCCAGCTCTGGAGGAGGAGCAGTCACCGTGGTCGTCACCGGCCAGCAGGAAGTCAAGTCAATCAAGATATCCCCAGAGGTAGTTGATCCGAATGACGTGGAACTCCTGGAAGATATGATCCTGGCAGCCCTCAATGAGGCCATGGAGAAGGCCAAGGCGCTGGCAGCCAAGCAACTGGGGGCAGTGACAGGCGGAATGAAAATGCCCGGCCTGTTTTAGTCCTATAGAAAGATCGGGTCTGTCGCCCCATCAGGCAAGTGAGCAGAATAGGTACTAGTAACGTCTTAAATACAGGGAAAGCCTTTTGGGCTCCCCTTGAAATCTAGACCGAAATGCCCAAGACAAATTCAAATCTGATGCGCCACAATTGGTTTAGAGGCAGGTCCGATAGCATGCAGTTCTCTGACACCCCTCAGAACATTAGCCTCACAACCGCCAGGAGGCAGATATGCTAAGAATCTCTCATCGGGTGCTCATCCTTTACCTGATCATCAGTATCATAGTGGGAACAGGCATCGGATATGCGATTCGATCCGGTCATATAAGTTCCTTGAATGATGATATCGATAAACAGGAGGCACAAGTAGCCACCCTCACAGGTGATCTCTCCAACCTTCAAGAAAAGACGGATTCGCTCACATCAAGCTTACAGCAGAAGCAGGCTGATTACGATTCACTCCTGACGCTATACGGTAATGTATCAAACCAATTGGAGACCCTTCAGCAGGACTATCATACCTTACTAGAAGCCAGCTGTGATGGAGCGCTCATGGAAGCAGCACAGCTCAAGGAACAGGTGGCATCGCTGATCACCGAAAAGAATAAGCTGAGCGGCCAGATTTCTCAACTTCAGATCGATATCGCAACTCTGAAGGCATCTCTGGATTATGTCATAGCAAACAACATCACGTTAACTGAGCAGATCGGCAAAGCAGAGAGCAAAAAGAATCAATTGACCATCGAAATAGCCCGACTCAACAAACAGTTTACACCGGCCCCCGATCACGAGATGCCTCCCAGTCAAGTATGGAACAACCCGGATTATCGGAGCACCGAGTGGGCGAACCGGGATTACGAGTTACAAAGCAAGGTTGAGGAGATTGGGCAGTGGTATCAGAGTAAGCATGTTTATATCGAAGGCACGTTCGACTGCAACGATATGGCGGTCGATCTGTGGAACATGCTATTGGCGGAAAACATCAAATCTGTCATCATCGTGGGCAACAGGAACAGGGTGGGCGAGACCTTTCTCGAGTCAAACCATGCATGGCTTGACGTCTTTAACGCCAACGGTGAAGTGTTTTATCTGGAACCCACCACCGGGGAAGTCATCTATGGCCAGCTGGCTGATGGCTCTATCAACCTCAAAGCGGTCCCCTACCGAGAAGGAAAGATTTATAAGAATCCAACAGACCTTCGGCTCGATCTTAAACAGTTGTGGTAATACCCAAGAACATAAGGACACGTCCTCAGGTGATATAGGCTATCCTGAGCAGTTTCTGAGTGTCTTCATGCAACTTCATCCCAACTATCATCCAGCGCTGCTCTCCATGCCCGATAGATTCCCCTGCATCAAGCTCGTTGCCGGGGTGAATCCATTTTCCCTGCCAGAACCTCCCCCTTCCCATTCACAACCACCGCTCCAACTGCAACAATAATTCTCTCTTGCCTCAAAGTTACAACCTGATTATTGGCTCGGCAATTCTTAGCTCTTCCCCAAAATCCCTTCGATAACATGCGTCTTATCACTGGGAACATAGACTCGATAAGCCGCAGTTGTATCGCCCACCGAGCCTTCTGCGGGCACAATCTTGGTAGGAACGCCTCTGCCTTCAAAAAGGTCTTTCCACATCTCGGCCACATTCCGGTTAGCCGCAACCTTAACTTCTACCCACATTTGTTATCTCCTTGGTCAACGTGAATGGTTTCTAAAAGGGTCCGGTATACGGTTTCATCGAAGTTTGTTTCTACAAAGTATGCTCTTGCCCCGGTTCCAACACAACCACCTTAGTTTTGGGAGCCTCTTTCTTTGCCAGTTCCACAAAGCGCTTGGCGTCCTGTTCCAGCAAAGGCCATGTCTTGAAATGCATCGGAATGGCCACTTTGGCATCTAGCAGCTTCAAAGCCCTGGCTGCCTGGGCTGAATCCATGGTATAAACGCCCCCGATAGGCAGCAATGCCAGATCGATTTTATACATTTCCCCCAGCAGTTGCATCGAACTGAAGATACCGGTATCCCCTGCATGGTAGATGGTGGTTCCGTCCTCCAGCTTGATGATATATCCGGCGCAACAGCCCGTTGGCGAGGAGTGGAAGGCCTGTGTCATGGTCACCGTTACGCCCTTGACTACGATGCTG
It encodes:
- the acsB gene encoding acetyl-CoA decarbonylase/synthase complex subunit alpha/beta, encoding MSRFIAKSAIRGTSEIVNRFEKLYNNALKDPGGDHPIKFPNTVYYLPVIYGLLGHKVEKVSDLGAIVDHAKSLVPPPPADNLWLPYLGETLDAGMATLFAEEGIKGIQFAQGQQPEIRNGYRWNGPIDDVQVRSWGVAMVDGTMPGFAAILGPARNNKVAVKLVRELQSKGLLVFMAGNVNGRTLVDQLLEEGVKLGYDTYTIPLGSDTESIIYALGYATRAAISFGGYQPGDYRRNLLYNKFRCFAFALALGPVDDLKYATAAGALNYGFPVIADTLIPNVLPFGVTQYEHVVSMPFDDIPGRDDMERVERLVEKCIEVRGIKIKVAKVPIPVAYGPAFEGEVVRKNDLRVEMGGKGGTCFEWLRMKEIDEIEDGKFELIGPDLDTTDIRGKMPLGIVVDVAGRKMQKDFEGVLERQIHHFVNGAEGVQHQGQRDITWIRIHKNAVEKGFRIKDIGRILHANLHNHYGTIVDKVQVTFYTERDKVVELMAEARQVYRERNERIADLNDDSVDVYYSCTLCQSFAPTHVCVINPERVGLCGAYSWLDCKAAFEISPSGANQPITKGAALSKDKGEWQGVNDFVYQNSQRAIGRFTLYSLMDAPMTTCGCCECVMSIVPEANGVMVVSRDDYGKTPSGMTFTQLMAIIGGGHQTPGMMGHGKTYLTSKKFIAADGGIKRLVWLSKNLKEEFAQELKAACQAAGEPDLMDKICDGSIATDANGLMSFLERQGHPALSMDPMI
- a CDS encoding acetyl-CoA decarbonylase/synthase complex subunit delta: MTVEIPIEKWTGKIQEVTLGGGGRKKLVIGGAATLPGLKFEGSTGNPTRVAIEIHDCEPQYPTLLRSAWGDAVKDPAVWAKKAAQAGAEIICLRLTSAHPENGNTGAAEARVTVQKVLSAVDLPLIVMGPGVAEKDNLVLMAASEAAKGERIALGPCEEKNYRTCAAVCISDGHVAIAKSPLDINLAKQLNLLVADVGVPLSSILMDPDTGALGYGLEYAYSIIERLKLAALMDDSMCQMPIISHPGPETWRQKEARTADGVPSAWGRSEERALIWEELTATALIEAGSDLVVMCHPKAVEAIKNTISKLNA
- the acsC gene encoding acetyl-CoA decarbonylase/synthase complex subunit gamma, which encodes MALTGIQIYKVLPKTNCKKCGLPTCLAFAMKLAQGQAELSLCPDVSDEARVSLEAASRPPMRLVTIGAGAKKLEVGGETMMFRHEKTFFHPAALVVRIRDTAPDTTIVEAVQEATSYSVERVGMTFGIDGIAIQNDSGDGARFATVAQIIKDKTDLPLILMSTDPAAMNTALDRVHDAKPAIYGANRNNIDQMIDLAKKHGVAMGIRGNGLDELAELSEKAAGAGVESLMLDPGARGLGDSLRVLTQMRRLAIKKGFRPMGFPTITFPGEGAASLDEQAILAAHYIAKYGSIIVLDTFSPAMIYPLITLRLNIYTDPQKPIQMAAGIYPIGNATADSPFCVTTNFSLTYFTIAGELEASGVPSWLMVCDTEGLSVLTAWSAGKFDAEKIAKTVMDQDAPSKINHRKMILPGRVAILKGELENELPDWKILVGPAEAMDIGGWFRKNWT
- a CDS encoding SprT family zinc-dependent metalloprotease gives rise to the protein MRQIEIEGVGPVLLQRSERARRLIISVRPSKGVRVAVPRGVSFREAENFVHVKTDWIRKHVQKAKQSECEHESMPLIPIDESAARRKLIGRLQDLAKKHGFTYNKVSIRNQRTRWGSCSTKNNISLNMKLAALPDDLMDYVILHELVHTRVKNHSKAFWEELDRHVGNAKQKSASLRGYRLSLP
- the ybeY gene encoding rRNA maturation RNase YbeY, with the translated sequence MGWNVDIQIDKQFRGKVKKIWLRRAIEAALVSEKIDFPAELSLLITDDQTVHELNRTYRGLDETTDVLSFAFRDDSADSPFPPSPDGVTHLGEVIISYPQVIRQAEEQTHSPEDELALLVVHGVLHLLGHDHAQPEQEREMKTKEAAILAKLGCS
- the dnaX gene encoding DNA polymerase III subunit gamma/tau, with the translated sequence MASQVYYRKWRPQTLADVVGQEPITRTLLNALITGRVAHAYLFFGPRGTGKTSTGRILAKAVNCLHNEAGEPCNKCAMCQAFIEGRAIDLIEIDAASNTGVDDIRNLKEKINFAPNIAKYKVYIIDEVHMLSNSAFNALLKTLEEPPAHVIFILATTEVHKVPATIISRCQRFDFRRIPQSATVGRLEHICRQEGIDADPKALALISRSATGSLRDAQNLLEQMVVYHGRRIELQQVRAELGLTGDARIKELARAILSRDMAGGLAMINSVAGDGLDLRHFNRELLDYLRQMLLIKAGAGESTGMSGEEIGEAKEISANASLQEISQAIKLFAQADFRFSPQSTLPLELALVDHALPKSAETAVKTIPKPKDKSEEILPPLETLKKEIEPTIATAIPENPLAQGAPDVEYIQQHWSDFVNACRREGIKGNLDALLRGACKPIALDGTILTLGFTAEFNRSQIDNPKNRKILETILKKVFGMPYEIRCVLIGKEARSAPPPPRESSLVKEALSRGARIISEE
- a CDS encoding YbaB/EbfC family nucleoid-associated protein is translated as MMDKKMLRQAQELQAKLMKTQDDLAKATVEASSGGGAVTVVVTGQQEVKSIKISPEVVDPNDVELLEDMILAALNEAMEKAKALAAKQLGAVTGGMKMPGLF
- a CDS encoding metal-dependent hydrolase, which produces MAVKVKWLSHAAFMITSPQGKVIITDPFFEGNPLCPIKVADIKAADLVLVSHDHADHVGNAVDIAKKTGAIVCAAPETGVRLQQELGLPAQNAAYGAGINIGGSIVVKGVTVTMTQAFHSSPTGCCAGYIIKLEDGTTIYHAGDTGIFSSMQLLGEMYKIDLALLPIGGVYTMDSAQAARALKLLDAKVAIPMHFKTWPLLEQDAKRFVELAKKEAPKTKVVVLEPGQEHTL